In the Deinococcus planocerae genome, GGGGCGCCCGGACTTCCCCGCCCGGTTGGAAGACCTCACGGGGCACCTCGCCGCCTGGCTGGAAGAGAGCGGCCTGCGGGGCGCGCCCGTGCTCGGCCACTCGCTCGGGGGCGAGGTCGTCTTCGACCTCGCCGCCCGCTTCCCCGCCCTCACGGGCCCCCTGATCGCCTGCGCCCCCACCGGCATCCCCGAAAATCCCAGCGTCGCCGGGCAGCTCCTGCGCCTGGCGCGCGACCTCCCCCGCGAGCGCCCCGGCCTCCTGCTCCCCGGCCTCGCCGCCTACCTGCGCAGCGGCCCCGCCCGGATGCTCCGCCTCGCCGCCGACCAGCGAGCGCACGACACCGGCCCCCTGCTCCCGCGCGTGCGGGTGCCCACCCTGCTCCTGGACGGCACCGCCGACCCCGTGATCCGCTCCTGGACCGTCCGCGCCATCCGCGCCGCCATCCCCCACGCCGTCGTCCGCGAGGTCCCCGGCGGCACCCACGCCCTCACCGACTCCCACCCTCGCACCGTCGCCCGCCTCACCCTCGACTTCCTCCGAAAGGTGGAGACGTGACCTTCCGCGCAACCCCGTTGCGCCCCGCTCCCCTGTCCAGGACATCCGAGCAACGCCGTTGCCGCCTGACCCCGCGAGGCGGTAGACTCGCCCGCATGTTCGAGGACACCCACGAAGGCCATATCCTGCTCACGCCCGGCCCCACGCCGATCCACCCCCGGGCGCAGCGGGCGCTGACGCGCCCCATGCTCGGGCACATGGACCCTGAGGTCTTCGCGCTCAACCGCGAAATCCAGGCGGACCTGCGGGTGATGTACGGCACCGCACCGCAGACCTTCACCGCGCTGCTCGCGGGCACCGGCAGCCTGGGGATGGAGGCGGGCTTCGCGAACCTCGTCGAGGCCGGGGACGAGGTGCTCGTGTGCGCCAACGGCTCTTTCGGGTACCGGATGGCCGAGATGGCCGCCCGCCACGGGGCGCGGGTGCGGCTGGTGACCGCCCCCCTCGGCGAGGCCATCGACCCGGCGGACGTGGCCGCGCGGCTGGGCGGGGTGGGCATGGTCGCGGTCGTGCACGGCGAGACGAGCACGGGAGTGCTCAACCCGGTTCCCGAGATCGCCCGCCTGGTGCGGGAGAGCGGGGCGCTCCTGACCGTGGACGCCGTGACCACCGCCGGGATGGAGCCCTTCCACATGGCGGAGTGGGGGGTGGACTACGCCTACACCGGCGCGCAAAAGTGCCTCTCGGCCCCCCCCGGCCTCGCCCCCGTCGCAATCAGCGAGCGCGCCTTCGCCCGCTTTCACGCCCGGCGCACCCCCACGCCGCTGTGGTACTGCGACCTGGAGGGCCTGCGCGACTACTGGGAGCGGCACACCTACCACCACACCGTCCCCGTCAACCTCCACTACGCCTTCCACGCCGCCCTCGGGGCCGCCCTGGAGGAGGGCCTGGAGACCCGGCAGGCCCGCGTGCGGCGGCTCGGCCAGGCGGTCGTCAGCGCCCTTTCCCCCCTGGGCTTCACCCACTACGTCCAGGACCCGGCGGCCCGGCTCCCCACCGTCCTCGCCCTGCGGCTGCCACCCGGCTTCGACGACGCGGGCGTGCGCGCGGCCCTGAGGGCACGCGAGATCAGTGTCACCGGCGGCCTGGGCCCCACCGCGGGCCTCATCTGGCGCCTCGGCCTGATGGGGGAGGCCGCCCGCCCCGCCCCCTACCGCGCCCTGATGCTCGCCCTGGAGGATCTGCTGGGAGAGCGCGGCCTCGCAGG is a window encoding:
- a CDS encoding alpha/beta fold hydrolase, with translation MKARAHLTRVHGLRTHARVRGEGPPLVIVPGLGCASWMYARVSRALARERTVYAYDPPGHGLSQGRPDFPARLEDLTGHLAAWLEESGLRGAPVLGHSLGGEVVFDLAARFPALTGPLIACAPTGIPENPSVAGQLLRLARDLPRERPGLLLPGLAAYLRSGPARMLRLAADQRAHDTGPLLPRVRVPTLLLDGTADPVIRSWTVRAIRAAIPHAVVREVPGGTHALTDSHPRTVARLTLDFLRKVET
- a CDS encoding alanine--glyoxylate aminotransferase family protein, which codes for MFEDTHEGHILLTPGPTPIHPRAQRALTRPMLGHMDPEVFALNREIQADLRVMYGTAPQTFTALLAGTGSLGMEAGFANLVEAGDEVLVCANGSFGYRMAEMAARHGARVRLVTAPLGEAIDPADVAARLGGVGMVAVVHGETSTGVLNPVPEIARLVRESGALLTVDAVTTAGMEPFHMAEWGVDYAYTGAQKCLSAPPGLAPVAISERAFARFHARRTPTPLWYCDLEGLRDYWERHTYHHTVPVNLHYAFHAALGAALEEGLETRQARVRRLGQAVVSALSPLGFTHYVQDPAARLPTVLALRLPPGFDDAGVRAALRAREISVTGGLGPTAGLIWRLGLMGEAARPAPYRALMLALEDLLGERGLAGRFGEALGAVPALG